One part of the Glycine soja cultivar W05 chromosome 11, ASM419377v2, whole genome shotgun sequence genome encodes these proteins:
- the LOC114375576 gene encoding calcium-binding protein PBP1-like: MAGIGKGSVEFEDLLPVIAGKLGGEGLIKELCKGFRLLMDKEKGVITLESLRRNSAMMGLQDLKEEELASMMREGDLDSDGVLSEMEFCVLMFRLSPQLMKDSWFWLQQALHQELNNNVTKS; this comes from the coding sequence aTGGCTGGGATTGGCAAGGGTAGTGTTGAATTTGAGGATTTGTTACCGGTGATCGCCGGTAAACTGGGTGGTGAGGGTTTGATAAAGGAGCTTTGTAAGGGTTTTCGGTTATTAATGGATAAGGAGAAAGGGGTGATAACGTTGGAGAGTTTGAGAAGAAACTCTGCTATGATGGGTTTGCAGGATTTGAAGGAGGAGGAGCTTGCGAGCATGATGAGGGAAGGGGATCTCGACAGTGATGGGGTCCTCTCTGAAATGGAGTTCTGCGTTTTGATGTTCAGATTGAGCCCTCAGTTGATGAAGGACTCGTGGTTTTGGCTCCAACAGGCTCTGCATCAGGAACTCAACAACAACGTCACCAAATCTTAG